In Candidatus Obscuribacterales bacterium, a genomic segment contains:
- a CDS encoding CO2 hydration protein: protein MLPDTPENLMQIIGIYKAYAVPMDFYWRDLLYIGERVFLNPVPAFKYFLPQEYLDLHNHYAGDDADLRIWRGEATAHPELLEFINKGETKKSWPKLFHHLWHDRINMEFAEACMRAMLWHRKMYAPANRFDPYLDTDEYKANADRAIRAYFKNNPLMLSLHKLFPEMFIEKVRELSYYANLGLFWEVMAPVFFEMSDLYDEGKITSVPEAMNFLVNGIFAIAGRPIYHHVYIDGECYEIIPKSKGMTWLYEAALPYVESVFYRTAPFRGTKSYNAQAEQVPAEQADFHYGILYADVFPVGTAGIPPTLLMQDMRHFLPSY, encoded by the coding sequence ATGCTTCCTGATACCCCTGAGAATCTCATGCAAATCATTGGTATCTATAAAGCCTATGCGGTACCGATGGATTTTTACTGGCGTGACCTTCTGTATATTGGTGAACGAGTTTTCTTAAATCCTGTTCCAGCCTTCAAATACTTTCTTCCCCAAGAGTATCTAGATCTTCATAATCACTATGCAGGAGATGATGCTGATCTACGTATCTGGCGAGGAGAAGCAACCGCCCACCCAGAACTTTTAGAGTTTATCAACAAGGGTGAGACTAAAAAATCGTGGCCTAAATTATTCCATCATCTTTGGCACGATCGCATCAATATGGAATTTGCTGAAGCTTGCATGAGGGCAATGCTATGGCATCGTAAGATGTATGCGCCAGCCAATAGATTCGACCCCTATCTAGACACGGACGAGTATAAAGCTAACGCTGATCGTGCCATCCGAGCCTACTTTAAAAACAATCCATTGATGCTGTCATTGCACAAGCTATTTCCTGAGATGTTTATTGAGAAGGTGCGAGAGCTATCCTATTATGCAAATCTAGGTTTGTTTTGGGAAGTTATGGCTCCCGTCTTTTTTGAAATGTCTGATCTGTATGATGAAGGTAAGATCACCAGCGTTCCTGAAGCCATGAATTTCCTGGTCAACGGCATTTTTGCCATTGCTGGACGCCCTATCTACCACCATGTCTACATTGATGGTGAATGCTATGAAATTATTCCCAAGTCAAAAGGGATGACTTGGCTGTATGAAGCTGCTCTGCCTTATGTAGAATCTGTGTTTTACCGGACAGCTCCCTTTCGAGGCACCAAGTCCTATAATGCTCAGGCAGAACAGGTACCGGCTGAGCAAGCAGATTTTCACTATGGTATTCTCTATGCAGATGTATTTCCAGTAGGGACAGCCGGCATTCCACCCACATTGCTGATGCAAGATATGCGACACTTTTTGCCATCTTACTT
- a CDS encoding NADH-quinone oxidoreductase subunit M codes for MLSTLIWLPFLGAIALGCLPASISSKQIRWITLWFTGGILLWSLALLFQFDLNTPTLQMQEYLPWIDSLGLNYQLGVDGLSITLVILNSFLTWIAVFSSSEQTERPRLFYSLMLICSGGVAGAFLAQNLLLFFLFYELELVPFYLLISIWGGERRNYAATKFLIYTALSGALILVGFLGLVWLTGASSFAYSAVMGQSLPMLSQLILLGILLVGFGIKVPLVPFHTWLPDTYTAASTPTAILLGGVLAKLGAYGIFRFGLGLFPDAWSVLSPGLATWATISVLYGAMAAIAQTDIKRMVAYSSVGHMGYILLGGAALTNLSMVGAVSQMVAHGLILAILFHLVGLVELKVGTRELNVLNGLMNPIRGLPTISSLLVLGGMASAGIPGLAGFIAEFLIFQGSYAVFPIQTLLSVVGTGLTAVYFVILLNRTCFGKLDNAIAYFPKVEWGERVPALVLAWAIFLLGIQPSWLVRWSEATTAAMVSMASPPTPQIITITTAMQTTEALIFPKN; via the coding sequence ATGCTAAGCACCTTGATTTGGCTTCCATTTCTAGGGGCGATCGCCCTTGGCTGTTTGCCTGCCTCTATCTCATCAAAACAGATTCGTTGGATTACCCTTTGGTTCACGGGAGGTATTTTACTTTGGAGCTTAGCCCTGCTGTTCCAGTTTGACCTGAATACGCCGACGCTGCAGATGCAAGAATACTTGCCCTGGATTGATAGCCTTGGTCTAAACTACCAGCTTGGCGTAGATGGTCTGTCTATTACCTTGGTGATCCTAAACAGCTTTTTAACCTGGATTGCTGTGTTCAGCAGTTCAGAACAGACGGAACGTCCGCGCCTGTTTTACAGTCTGATGCTGATCTGCAGCGGCGGTGTGGCCGGGGCATTTTTGGCCCAGAATCTACTCCTCTTTTTCCTATTTTATGAACTAGAGCTTGTACCGTTCTACCTGCTGATCTCTATTTGGGGCGGTGAACGGCGTAATTATGCCGCCACCAAGTTCTTGATCTATACAGCCCTGTCCGGAGCGCTGATTCTGGTTGGCTTCCTAGGTCTAGTTTGGCTCACGGGTGCCTCGTCCTTTGCCTACAGTGCTGTCATGGGGCAAAGTTTGCCCATGCTATCGCAGCTTATTCTTCTTGGTATATTGCTGGTTGGATTTGGCATCAAGGTTCCGTTAGTGCCATTTCACACGTGGTTGCCAGATACCTACACAGCTGCATCTACGCCAACTGCGATTTTGCTGGGCGGTGTTTTGGCAAAATTGGGGGCTTACGGAATCTTTCGTTTTGGTTTAGGTCTATTTCCAGATGCCTGGTCTGTTCTCTCTCCTGGCTTAGCGACTTGGGCGACGATTAGCGTGCTCTACGGGGCCATGGCAGCGATCGCCCAAACGGATATCAAGCGCATGGTAGCCTATAGCTCTGTAGGTCATATGGGCTATATCTTACTAGGTGGAGCAGCCTTAACAAACCTCAGCATGGTGGGCGCCGTATCTCAGATGGTTGCCCATGGGCTAATTCTAGCGATCCTATTTCATCTAGTTGGACTGGTAGAACTGAAGGTTGGTACCCGTGAGCTGAATGTGCTCAACGGTCTCATGAATCCTATTCGAGGGCTACCTACCATTAGTTCTCTCTTAGTGTTGGGTGGGATGGCGAGTGCGGGTATTCCAGGGCTAGCAGGTTTTATTGCCGAATTTCTCATCTTTCAAGGTAGCTACGCCGTTTTTCCAATCCAAACCTTATTATCTGTCGTAGGTACAGGTTTAACAGCAGTCTATTTTGTGATTTTGTTAAACCGCACCTGTTTTGGCAAGCTGGATAATGCGATCGCCTACTTCCCCAAGGTTGAATGGGGTGAGCGGGTGCCGGCATTGGTTTTAGCTTGGGCTATCTTCTTGCTGGGTATTCAGCCAAGCTGGTTAGTGCGCTGGAGTGAAGCAACAACCGCAGCTATGGTGTCGATGGCTAGCCCGCCAACACCACAAATAATCACGATCACAACTGCCATGCAAACCACGGAAGCATTGATATTCCCTAAAAACTAA